From the genome of Papaver somniferum cultivar HN1 chromosome 2, ASM357369v1, whole genome shotgun sequence, one region includes:
- the LOC113352629 gene encoding uncharacterized protein LOC113352629: MDSSNASNSNTANTTCDLLPSSSATQTKDPAWEWGERQDLANQNIITCLLCKKLIRGGGITRLKEHLLHIKGNVSSCPNVSIDIMNKVGLVNSVKRTKKAHKDNIDLAYRRANNSDEASDADTDVEEQEVEIDGNMGSRGAGASADRPQKTQQATLERDSAVKEKLMKTAWKCISAWMTENSVSFNTVRCPSFKEMIYAIGDYGKAMPPPSYHQIRTNLFKDRLVEMKKFVDTFREHWKRFGCSITSDGWTDGKKRHLINFLVNCPKGTVFLKSVDASNRTNDADFIRGLVKEAGKDLMLEYPNMFWTPCGAHCVQLMLEELGGKLPRIKTAVILGKRLVTYIYAHFQVLSLMREMIGGELHRSTKTRFATQYYILESLAKYKTHLQIMFVNDKWLKMRFAKETLGINVLKIVTSGTFWEDVDYSCRVLKPLVKVVRLVDIERKPTMPCFYEAMRIAREKLEENFSQDDSTWAVIKAIFDKRWKNNFNHALHCAAYYLNPSIFYKVPAHLMDNDLKYIEIKRGLHTAMQRLIPNEEDLEKATTELRDYSDANGILGTPVCKKRRYKDQPHDWWITYGGIDTPNLQKFAIRVLSLTCSASPCERNWSTFQNLHSKKRNRIKQQKLNDSVFIQYNKKLERRYKEISQYNDDPKAHDPIFLDERDDNDEWLALENLDDLVVQGDNVILDDLQDIVGEKGMPVVGKSACISRRKSTYPTDSEYSGYDTDDLMLDSNYGLLGGDDGATEDYDVYDESNDFD; encoded by the exons ATGGATTCTTCTAATGCATCAAATTCAAATACGGCAAACACTACCTGTGATTTATTGCCCTCTTCTTCGGCTACTCAAACTAAAGATCCAGCATGGGAATGGGGTGAACGCCAAGACCTAGCAAATCAAAATATAATTACTTGTTTGTTATGTAAGAAATTAATTCGTGGTGGTGGAATTACTAGGCTTAAGGAGCATCTTTTACATATTAAAGGGAATGTTTCTTCATGTCCAAATGTGTCCATTGATATTATGAACAAAGTTGGTCTGGTGAATTCTGTAAAGAGGACCAAAAAAGCTCATAAGGATAACATTGATTTAGCGTATCGGCGTGCAAACAACTCAGATGAAGCCTCTGATGCTGATACCGATGttgaagaacaagaagttgaAATTGATGGCAATATGGGCAGTCGTGGTGCTGGTGCTAGTGCTG ACAGACCACAAAAAACTCAACAGGCCACTCTTGAAAGAGACTCAGCTGTGAAAGAGAAGTTAATGAAGACTGCATGGAAATGCATTTCAGCTTGGATGACTGAGAATTCAGTATCATTTAACACTGTTCGTTGCCCAAGTTTCAAAGAAATGATATATGCAATAGGCGACTATGGGAAAG CTATGCCCCCACCATCTTACCATCAGATTCGTACGAATCTTTTCAAGGACCGGTTAGTAGAAATGAAGAAATTTGTTGATACATTTAGGGAACATTGGAAGAGGTTTGGATGTTCTATCACGTCTGATGGCTGGACAGATGGGAAAAAGCGACATCTTATTAACTTTTTGGTGAATTGTCCGAAAGGGACAGTTTTTTTGAAGTCTGTGGATGCGTCAAACAGAACCAATGATGCTGATTTTATACGTGGGCTTGTAAAGGAG GCAGGGAAAGATTTAATGCTTGAATACCCAAATATGTTTTGGACTCCTTGTGGTGCTCATTGTGTTCAGTTGATGCTAGAAGAACTTGGTGGCAAGCTTCCACGAATCAAGACAGCCGTCATTCTAGGTAAGAGACTCGTTACATATATTTATGCTCATTTTCAAGTATTAAGCTTAATGAGGGAGATGATCGGTGGTGAATTACATAGGTCTACAAAGACTAGATTTGCAACTCAGTACTACATACTAGAAAGTCTTGCAAAGTATAAAACCcatttgcaaataatgtttgtgaatgataagtGGTTGAAAATGAGGTTTGCAAAAGAAACTTTGGGAATTAATGTACTTAAAATTGTCACAAGCGGTACATTTTGGGAAGATGTTGATTATTCTTGTAGAGTGCTAAAGCCTTTGGTTAAGGTTGTAAGGTTAGTGGATATCGAGCGCAAACCTACAATGCCTTGTTTTTATGAAGCAATGAGGATAGCAAGGGAGAAACTCgaggagaatttcagtcaagatgatagTACTTGGGCTGTAATTAAGGCTATCTTTGAtaaaagatggaagaataactTCAATCATGCTCTACATTGTGCTGCATATTATTTAAATCCTTCCATATTCTACAAAGTCCCTGCTCATCTAATGGATAATGATCTTAAGTACATAGAAATTAAAAGGGGACTTCATACAGCAATGCAAAGGCTTATTCCCAATGAAGAAGATCTTGAGAAAGCTACAACTGAATTGAGAGACTACAGTGATGCTAACGGGATCTTGGGAACTCCGGTTTGCAAAAAaagaagatataaagatcaacCTC ATGATTGGTGGATTACATATGGAGGAATCGATACCCCAAACCTACAAAAATTTGCAATAAGGGTATTGAGTCTTACTTGTTCTGCTTCCCCGTGTGAGCGAAACTGGAGCACATTTCAGAAT TTGCATTCAAAGAAGCGAAATCGCATAAAGCAACAAAAATTGAATGATAGCGTCTTTATTCAATACAACAAGAAATTGGAACGTCGATACAAAGAAATCAGTCAATATAATGATGATCCGAAAGCTCATGATCCCATTTTTCTGGATGAGCGTGATGACAATGATGAATGGTTGGCTTTAGAGAATTTGGATGACTTGGTTGTACAAGGAGATAATGTTATtttggatgatttgcaagatattGTTGGTGAAAAAGGTATGCCAGTTGTTGGTAAAAGTGCTTGTATCTCCCGACGCAAATCTACTTATCCAACTGACTCTGAATATAGTGGATATGATACTGATGACTTGATGTTGGACTCTAATTATGGACTACTTGGTGGAGATGATGGAGCTACGGAAGATTATGATGTCTATGATGAATcgaatgattttgattaa